One part of the Nocardioides zeae genome encodes these proteins:
- a CDS encoding PKD domain-containing protein, producing MSQLLPRSPLCGSEHPRRRRPRSTTPRTAKSQVGNRPRRRSRPRVRPTSTTRSACPPPSSAWASATSAPDASPATRPPSTPTCKTPTSPPAPDAPATAPPTPGQDPTAVINAAVYQAFREVPLPQTVLHIQPPDGTTLVNLETNFFTTTQPFTTTVTVLGYTVELDITPTTYTWDFGDGTTTTTTTPGAPYPDLDITHVYTRTGTYPTTLTTTWSADFRVDGRDWQRVQGTVDMPSPTLDLQVREATPVLTG from the coding sequence ATGTCGCAACTTCTGCCGCGGAGTCCGCTGTGCGGGTCGGAGCATCCGAGGAGGAGACGACCGAGGTCTACGACGCCTCGGACCGCGAAGTCGCAAGTCGGCAACCGACCGAGGCGCAGATCCAGGCCGCGCGTCAGGCCTACGTCGACAACTCGATCTGCCTGCCCACCGCCGTCATCGGCCTGGGCCTCGGCAACATCTGCGCCGGACGCGTCGCCTGCGACGAGACCACCCTCGACACCTACCTGCAAAACCCCTACCTCGCCACCGGCACCGGACGCCCCAGCAACTGCACCCCCGACCCCCGGCCAGGACCCCACCGCCGTCATCAACGCCGCGGTCTACCAAGCGTTCCGCGAGGTACCCCTGCCCCAGACCGTCCTGCACATCCAACCCCCCGACGGCACCACCCTGGTCAACCTCGAGACCAACTTCTTCACCACCACCCAACCCTTCACCACCACCGTCACCGTCCTCGGTTACACCGTCGAGCTCGACATCACCCCCACCACCTACACCTGGGACTTCGGCGACGGCACCACCACGACCACCACCACCCCCGGCGCGCCCTACCCCGACCTCGACATCACCCACGTCTACACCCGCACCGGCACCTACCCCACCACCCTCACCACCACCTGGTCCGCCGACTTCCGCGTCGACGGACGCGACTGGCAACGCGTCCAGGGCACCGTCGACATGCCCAGCCCCACCCTCGACCTCCAGGTCCGCGAAGCCACCCCCGTCCTCACCGGATGA
- a CDS encoding DUF6318 family protein has protein sequence MVVDAIGRVDAGSSEGRMQCRGGRLVGLVVGTSLLAACTGGGGETEEAGPWPSSSASSESAAATSSSAATSAPAVPVMPEEARGEGDAAAVAFVEHWVELVNYALATGDTGPARDLAPDCSTCDAVLSDIESTFGQQEAGRWILLQTETFEPREEDTASTDVVVVGGISTDGSASRVGADLTFGAVSSESRSWVISWLDVRER, from the coding sequence GTGGTTGTCGACGCGATCGGGCGCGTCGACGCGGGCTCGTCGGAGGGTCGCATGCAGTGCCGTGGAGGCAGGTTGGTCGGACTCGTCGTCGGTACGTCGCTGCTCGCAGCGTGCACCGGTGGCGGGGGCGAGACGGAGGAGGCGGGGCCGTGGCCCTCGTCGTCGGCGTCGTCGGAGTCAGCTGCGGCGACGTCCTCGTCAGCGGCGACCTCGGCGCCGGCCGTTCCGGTGATGCCGGAGGAGGCGCGGGGCGAGGGTGACGCGGCCGCCGTGGCGTTCGTGGAGCACTGGGTGGAGCTGGTGAACTACGCGCTCGCGACGGGGGACACGGGGCCGGCGCGAGACCTGGCTCCGGACTGTTCGACGTGTGACGCCGTGCTGAGCGACATCGAGTCGACTTTCGGCCAGCAGGAGGCTGGCCGGTGGATCCTCTTGCAGACCGAGACATTCGAGCCGCGTGAAGAGGACACAGCGTCGACAGACGTGGTTGTCGTCGGCGGCATCAGCACCGATGGTTCCGCCTCACGAGTCGGCGCCGACCTCACCTTTGGCGCCGTATCGTCTGAGAGCAGGTCGTGGGTCATCTCCTGGCTCGACGTACGCGAGCGATGA
- a CDS encoding FKBP-type peptidyl-prolyl cis-trans isomerase, translating to MDKPEIDFFDPEPPADLVITDVTVGDGEEAKAGQTVSVHYVGVAHSTGEEFDASYNRGAPLQFRLGIGQVISGWDTGVQGMKVGGRRQLVIPPHLGYGDRGAGGVIKPGETLIFVVDLLGVS from the coding sequence ATGGACAAGCCCGAGATCGACTTCTTCGACCCTGAGCCCCCGGCCGACCTGGTCATCACCGACGTCACCGTCGGCGACGGCGAGGAGGCCAAGGCGGGCCAGACCGTCTCCGTGCACTACGTGGGTGTGGCCCACTCGACCGGCGAGGAGTTCGACGCGTCGTACAACCGCGGCGCGCCCCTGCAGTTCCGCCTCGGCATCGGCCAGGTCATCTCCGGCTGGGACACCGGCGTGCAGGGCATGAAGGTCGGCGGCCGCCGTCAGCTCGTCATCCCGCCGCACCTGGGGTACGGCGACCGTGGCGCCGGCGGCGTCATCAAGCCCGGCGAGACGCTGATCTTCGTCGTCGACCTGCTGGGCGTCTCCTGA
- a CDS encoding DUF445 domain-containing protein, translating into MSSSAFTVPGSAEADLVRRRDLNKMRTVATGLLVVAAIVYVATRGQDGFLGFVNAGAEASMVGAIADWFAVTALFRHPLHLPIPHTALIPRRKNELGRGLQEFVQENFLAEGVVRERVDAAEASRRVGEWLVDPAHARRVVDEVADVAVIGLAKVRDEHVSELAEAVLLPRFREEPIAPLAAALLGEMVDDNLHHGVVDLGLGELLRWLRNNEETFTEVLGERAPWWTPTKLNDAVTQRVHAEAIKWVEDIQADPQHRARQAFDSMLHDLARDLVHDRDTAERAERLKLRVLDHPQVLATAVSLWKALQRALVAGLEEEASMLRVRLEHELVKFGRRLTTDAALRRRLDQMLSDAVAFVVDRYGTELTGVITTTIERWDGDEAAQRIELHVGRDLQFIRINGTVVGGLVGVLIHAVDVLLP; encoded by the coding sequence ATGAGCTCGAGCGCGTTCACTGTCCCCGGGTCGGCGGAGGCCGACCTGGTGCGGCGCCGCGACCTCAACAAGATGCGCACCGTGGCCACGGGGCTCCTGGTGGTCGCTGCCATCGTCTACGTCGCGACGCGCGGCCAGGATGGGTTCCTCGGCTTCGTCAACGCCGGCGCGGAGGCGTCGATGGTGGGCGCGATCGCCGACTGGTTCGCGGTGACCGCCCTCTTCCGCCACCCCCTGCACCTGCCCATCCCGCACACGGCTCTCATCCCGCGTCGGAAGAACGAGCTCGGCCGGGGCCTGCAGGAGTTCGTGCAGGAGAACTTCCTCGCCGAGGGCGTCGTGCGCGAGCGTGTCGACGCGGCCGAGGCGAGCCGCCGGGTGGGGGAGTGGCTCGTCGACCCGGCGCACGCACGGCGCGTGGTCGACGAGGTGGCGGACGTCGCAGTGATCGGGCTGGCGAAGGTGCGGGACGAGCACGTCAGCGAGCTGGCGGAGGCCGTGCTGCTGCCGCGGTTCCGCGAGGAGCCCATTGCGCCGCTCGCCGCGGCACTGCTCGGCGAGATGGTCGACGACAATCTCCACCACGGCGTGGTCGACCTCGGCCTGGGCGAGCTGTTGCGGTGGCTGCGCAACAACGAGGAGACGTTCACGGAGGTGCTCGGCGAGCGCGCCCCGTGGTGGACGCCGACCAAGCTCAACGACGCCGTCACCCAGCGCGTGCACGCCGAGGCGATCAAGTGGGTCGAGGACATCCAGGCCGATCCGCAGCACCGTGCCCGGCAGGCCTTCGACTCCATGCTCCACGACCTCGCCCGCGACCTCGTCCACGACCGCGACACCGCCGAGCGCGCCGAGCGGCTGAAGCTCCGCGTGCTCGACCACCCGCAGGTGCTCGCCACCGCCGTCTCGCTGTGGAAGGCCCTCCAGCGTGCGCTCGTGGCGGGGCTCGAGGAGGAGGCCAGCATGCTGCGCGTCCGGCTCGAGCACGAGCTCGTGAAGTTCGGGCGCCGCCTCACGACGGACGCCGCGCTCCGCCGTCGGCTCGACCAGATGCTGTCCGACGCCGTCGCCTTCGTGGTGGACCGTTACGGCACGGAGCTGACCGGCGTCATCACCACCACGATCGAGCGGTGGGACGGCGACGAGGCGGCGCAGCGCATCGAGCTCCACGTGGGGCGCGACCTGCAGTTCATCCGCATCAACGGCACCGTCGTGGGCGGCCTCGTGGGCGTGCTCATCCACGCCGTCGACGTGCTGCTGCCCTGA
- a CDS encoding RNA-binding S4 domain-containing protein, whose product MSDPFDVPVRDGSIRLGQFLKLANLVESGAQAKPVIAEGRVLVNGEVDTRRGRQLVVGDVVTLDGQSARAVDAEGFDDGLPW is encoded by the coding sequence GTGAGCGACCCCTTCGACGTCCCCGTCCGCGACGGCTCCATCCGTCTCGGACAGTTCCTCAAGCTGGCGAACCTGGTGGAGTCCGGCGCGCAGGCGAAGCCCGTCATCGCTGAGGGCCGGGTGCTCGTCAACGGCGAGGTTGACACGCGGCGCGGTCGCCAGCTGGTCGTCGGCGACGTCGTGACGCTCGACGGTCAGAGCGCCCGTGCAGTCGACGCGGAGGGCTTCGACGACGGCCTTCCCTGGTAG